A stretch of Malus sylvestris chromosome 11, drMalSylv7.2, whole genome shotgun sequence DNA encodes these proteins:
- the LOC126588181 gene encoding protein FATTY ACID EXPORT 6-like isoform X1: protein MHDFCFTIPYGLVLIGGGVFGYFKKGSTASLAGGAGIGLLLTLAGYISLKAFEKKKNSYPALILETVCAALLTWVMGQRYLHTFKIMPAGVVAGISAQERFQILCVISLSGVRSNLMHPRCHDWILCVQNCNGWKPYSGQDQVMVFEDLLPKLIS from the exons ATGCACGATTTTTGCTTCACGATCCCTTACGGGTTGGTGCTGATTGGCGGAGGAGTTTTTGGATATTTCAAGAAGGGGAGCACGGCTTCTTTGGCTGGGGGCGCGGGCATCGGATTGCTCCTCACTCTTGCTGGATATATCAGTCTCAAAGCCttcgagaagaagaagaactcgtATCCTGCTTTGATTCTCGAAACGG TTTGTGCTGCCCTACTTACGTGGGTCATGGGACAGCGCTATCTGCATACTTTTAAGATCATGCCAGCTGGTGTTGTTGCCGGTATCAG TGCACAGGAGCGTTTCCAAATTTTGTGTGTCATCAGTCTGTCAGGTGTTAGAAGTAACCTTATGCATCCG CGTTGTCATGACTGGATTTTATGTGTACAAAATTGCAACGGGTGGAAACCATATTCCGGCCAAGACCAAGTAATGGTATTTGAGGACTTACTGCCAAAACTTATAAGCTGA
- the LOC126588181 gene encoding protein FATTY ACID EXPORT 6-like isoform X2, whose protein sequence is MHDFCFTIPYGLVLIGGGVFGYFKKGSTASLAGGAGIGLLLTLAGYISLKAFEKKKNSYPALILETVCAALLTWVMGQRYLHTFKIMPAGVVAGIRSVSKFCVSSVCQVLEVTLCIRVVMTGFYVYKIATGGNHIPAKTK, encoded by the exons ATGCACGATTTTTGCTTCACGATCCCTTACGGGTTGGTGCTGATTGGCGGAGGAGTTTTTGGATATTTCAAGAAGGGGAGCACGGCTTCTTTGGCTGGGGGCGCGGGCATCGGATTGCTCCTCACTCTTGCTGGATATATCAGTCTCAAAGCCttcgagaagaagaagaactcgtATCCTGCTTTGATTCTCGAAACGG TTTGTGCTGCCCTACTTACGTGGGTCATGGGACAGCGCTATCTGCATACTTTTAAGATCATGCCAGCTGGTGTTGTTGCCGGTATCAG GAGCGTTTCCAAATTTTGTGTGTCATCAGTCTGTCAGGTGTTAGAAGTAACCTTATGCATCCG CGTTGTCATGACTGGATTTTATGTGTACAAAATTGCAACGGGTGGAAACCATATTCCGGCCAAGACCAAGTAA
- the LOC126588181 gene encoding protein FATTY ACID EXPORT 6-like isoform X4, whose amino-acid sequence MHDFCFTIPYGLVLIGGGVFGYFKKGSTASLAGGAGIGLLLTLAGYISLKAFEKKKNSYPALILETVCAALLTWVMGQRYLHTFKIMPAGVVAGIRIGGVKEVD is encoded by the exons ATGCACGATTTTTGCTTCACGATCCCTTACGGGTTGGTGCTGATTGGCGGAGGAGTTTTTGGATATTTCAAGAAGGGGAGCACGGCTTCTTTGGCTGGGGGCGCGGGCATCGGATTGCTCCTCACTCTTGCTGGATATATCAGTCTCAAAGCCttcgagaagaagaagaactcgtATCCTGCTTTGATTCTCGAAACGG TTTGTGCTGCCCTACTTACGTGGGTCATGGGACAGCGCTATCTGCATACTTTTAAGATCATGCCAGCTGGTGTTGTTGCCGGTATCAG AATAGGAGGGGTAAAAGAAGTCGATTAG
- the LOC126588181 gene encoding protein FATTY ACID EXPORT 6-like isoform X3, protein MHDFCFTIPYGLVLIGGGVFGYFKKGSTASLAGGAGIGLLLTLAGYISLKAFEKKKNSYPALILETVCAALLTWVMGQRYLHTFKIMPAGVVAGISVVMTGFYVYKIATGGNHIPAKTK, encoded by the exons ATGCACGATTTTTGCTTCACGATCCCTTACGGGTTGGTGCTGATTGGCGGAGGAGTTTTTGGATATTTCAAGAAGGGGAGCACGGCTTCTTTGGCTGGGGGCGCGGGCATCGGATTGCTCCTCACTCTTGCTGGATATATCAGTCTCAAAGCCttcgagaagaagaagaactcgtATCCTGCTTTGATTCTCGAAACGG TTTGTGCTGCCCTACTTACGTGGGTCATGGGACAGCGCTATCTGCATACTTTTAAGATCATGCCAGCTGGTGTTGTTGCCGGTATCAG CGTTGTCATGACTGGATTTTATGTGTACAAAATTGCAACGGGTGGAAACCATATTCCGGCCAAGACCAAGTAA
- the LOC126588173 gene encoding uncharacterized protein LOC126588173, whose amino-acid sequence MASSPSLLFAAAVTILTFLSVHSVKLPFHPRDVLPLLPRQISWPILNSLHGAVDLLPTFVGSASSPNDSFEWKGACFYLNTAWMEFHNKTGSEFGGGTLHLKVSKPHSWTCMDIYVFATPYTVTWDYYLLSREHTLEFKEWQGKDEFEYVKNRGVSIFLMQAGMLGTLQALWDVFPLFTNTGWGENSNIGFLEKHMGASFDQRPQPWVTNISIDDIHSGDFLAISKIRGRWGGFETLEKWVSGAYAGHSAVCLKDSEGKLWVGESGHENEKGEDIIAVLPWDEWWEFELNKDDSNPHIALLPLHPDIRAKFNETAAWEYARSMEGQPYGFHNLIFSWIDTIEDNYPPPLDAHVVASVMTVWNQIQPAYAANMWNEALNKRLGTQNLTFPDILVEVEKRGSSFDQLLTIPEQDDWEYSDGKSTSCVAFILEMYKEAGLFGPIASSIQVTEFTIKDAYMLKFFENNSSRLPKWCNDGDTVKLPFCQIKGKYRMELPLYNTMETYPHMNERCPSLPPKYSRLQNC is encoded by the exons atggcttcctctccctctctacTGTTCGCAGCCGCTGTAACCATCCTTACTTTTCTCTCCGTGCACTCCGTCAAATTACCATTTCACCCCCGCGACGTCCTTCCTCTCTTGCCCAGACAGATTTCATGGCCAATCCTCAACTCTCTGCACGGCGCGGTCGATCTCCTGCCCACCTTCGTCGGCTCGGCGTCGTCTCCGAACGACAGTTTCGAGTGGAAAGGCGCGTGTTTTTACCTGAACACAGCTTGGATGGAGTTCCACAACAAGACTGGTAGCGAATTTGGCGGCGGAACTCTTCATCTCAAG GTTAGTAAGCCTCACAGTTGGACGTGTATGGATATTTACGTCTTTGCAACTCCATACACTGTCACATGGGATTACTATTTACTGTCTCGGGAGCATACACTTGAGTTTAAAGAGTGGCAAGGAAAAGATGAGTTTGAATAT GTGAAAAACAGGGGAGTTTCTATTTTCCTTATGCAAGCAGGGATGTTAGGCACCCTTCAAGCGTTGTGGGATGTCTTCCCCTTGTTTACGAATACCGGATGGGGTGAGAACTCTAATATTGGGTTTCTTGAGAAGCACATGGGTGCTTCCTTTGATCAGCGTCCTCAACCTTGGGTAACAAATATTAGCATTGATGATATTCACTCTGGAGATTTCCTAGCAATATCTAAGATTCGTGGACGGTGGGGTGGATTTGAGACTCTAGAAAAGTGGGTGAGTGGAGCTTATGCTGGTCATTCTGCTGTTTGTTTAAAGGATTCTGAAGGAAAGCTATGGGTTGGTGAATCAGGACACGAAAATGAGAAG GGGGAAGATATTATTGCTGTGCTTCCATGGGATGAATGGTGGGAATTTGAGCTAAATAAAGATGATTCCAATCCCCATATTGCATTGCTTCCCTTGCATCCTGATATACGAGCTAAGTTCAATGAGACTGCTGCCTGGGAGTATGCAAGGAGCATGGAAGGTCAACCTTATGGTTTTCATAACTTGATATTCAGCTGGATAGATACTATAGAAGACAACTATCCACCCCCTTTGGATGCTCACGTG GTTGCATCTGTTATGACTGTTTGGAATCAAATACAGCCTGCATATGCTGCGAACATGTGGAATGAAGCCTTGAACAAGAGACTTGGAACACAG AACCTTACTTTTCCGGATATTCTAGTTGAAGTTGAAAAGAGAGGATCATCTTTTGACCAACTGCTGACAATTCCCGAACAGGATGATTGGGAATACAGTGATGGGAAGTCAACATCGTGTGTGGCCTTCATTCTTGAAATGTATAAGGAGGCAGGACTGTTTGGTCCAATTGCAAGCTCTATACAGGTCACTGAATTTACG ATAAAAGATGCTTACATGCTCAAGTTCTTTGAAAATAATTCAAGCCGCCTGCCAAAGTGGTGCAATGATGGTGACACGGTGAAGCTTCCTTTCTGTCAAATTAAAGGGAAGTATCGAATGGAATTACCCTTATACAACACCATGGAAACGTACCCCCATATGAACGAAAGGTGCCCATCACTGCCCCCCAAGTACTCCCGGTTGCAGAATTGCTAA